The genomic region GTTCACATTTTGCCGACTAATGAGTGGCAAATCAGGCCACTGTCCAAGCTTGACCCGGATATTCAGCCCGAAGCATGGGAGCAAGCTGTAGAGTCTGCCAACGGGAAAGTACCATCTCATCGCATTGTCAAAGATGTGGTGCAGCGCATAATGGAGCGAACGAAAGTACCGAACACCTACCAGATTGGCGAAGTCTGTCAAATTCTTACCAAAGACAACCCCGAACTCAGGGGTAAGGGTGGCTGCTGGGGGATAGTCGCAAGAGTGAATGATTTTAGTTGCGCTGTCAAAACTTGGGATGGGGTGTACACCGTTGGTTTGCAGCACCTCAAATCTTACAATTACCTGCCTGCTGAATGTGAGCAGATGCAGGTGATTTGCGATCGCCTGGGTCGGGTCTATTCGAGTGGGCTGGAGGAGTCGGTGCAGAAGTTTTTGGAGATGCTGGGGAAGTTGAATCGTGCTTATTTGACCGATTTGGAGGAGAAATTGTTGGCTGTTTTGGAGTTTGAAATAAAAACGAAATAACCCCAATACCTCTGCCAATTTACGAGGGTTCAACGCCGGTGGAAACGGGATGAATACGTCCTAAAGCAGTAAGCTTGGCAAAAATCTGGGTTAATAAAATAGGCTCAGGGATTTCGGGAAGCATTTTTAACATTTCACGAACATATCGAAAACCACGGTAGTAAGCCTTAAGATCAATAATGCCGGAGTCGGGATTGTGTTGACGAAAATCTAAAAGTTGAAGATAGGACAAGTTGACCATAAAGAATGCTAGATTAGCAGCATTAGTTACAGCAGTTTGACTTAAGTTCATAAAATCTTCCAATCCCCAAAATTGTTTGGCATCCCTAAAATTAAACTGTCTAGAAGAACATCTCGCATCTGGCAAGTGTGTTCGCTACTTGTGTCAGGATGAAACAAGGGTTGGACTCAAAACTCTTACAGGCAAAGTGATTACAGCTTCCGGAGTCAAGCCCACTGTTAAGGTGATATGGCCACGGGACAACTTTTGGATTTATGGTGCAATTGAACCATTAACTGGAGACCACAACATTATGAGTACCCAAAACTGGATGGTGAGTGTTTTCAACAGTTCTTGGACTGGCTATCTCAACAATTAGGTTCGGATTACGCTATTTTACAGGTTGACCAAGCACCCGCTCATACCAGTTCAGCAATTTGTTGGCAAGAATTTATCATTCCTCTGTTTCAACCACCATCAGCCCCTGAACTCAATCCCATTGAAAGGCTTTGGCAACTCCTCAAAAAACCACTCAAAAATCAACTTTTTTCTTCTTTACAAGCTTTACGCGTAGGCGTAGCCCGCCGTAGGCATCGCATCCAAGAAATATTCGACCAACTTACATTTGAGCAGGTAATTTCTGTTTCTTCTTACAACTTTATTTTGGAAGCTCTTTTCTATGCAGCTTCACATTAAATTGGTATAAGCTACATTAGTGGAATTGTGTGAGCAATTAGAACAAAAAACTCAGTTAAAAATAAGTCGTTCCACAATGGGCAGAATCACACAAAAACTGAATTTGACGCGTAAAAAAAAACATTGCACGCCAGCGAAAAATATACCGAACGGGTGCAAAAATTAAGGGCAGAGTATTGGACAACTATTGGAGAAGTCAACTTAGCAGACTTAGTATTTATTGATGAAGCTGGAGTTAACATCGCCATGACTAGACGCTTCGCTCGTTCGCCCCAAGGTACTCGCGCTTATGGCGATCGTCCTGACGGGCGCGGAAAAAATGTAACGATGATTGGGGCTATGTCAACAGAAGGAATCATTGCCGCGATGACTTTTACTGGTGGTACTAATAGGTCAGCATTTGAAACCTATGTTACTCAAGTTTTGGTTCCAAATCTTTGGCCTGGGGCAACTGTTGTAATGGATAATTTCAGTTCTCACAAAGTTACGGGTATAAAGGAAGCCATTGAAGCCGTTGGTGCAAGGTTAGTGTACTTGTCTCCTTATTCTCCTGATTTTTCGCCGATTGAAAACTGTTGGTCGAAAGTGAAAGAGTTTTTGCGATCGCAAGCTGCTAGAACCTACGAAGAGTTAGATCAAGCCATCACAAATGCCTTAGATACAGTGACTAAAAAAGACATTATTGGATGGTTC from Nostoc flagelliforme CCNUN1 harbors:
- a CDS encoding transposase, encoding MDWLSQQLGSDYAILQVDQAPAHTSSAICWQEFIIPLFQPPSAPELNPIERLWQLLKKPLKNQLFSSLQALRVGVARRRHRIQEIFDQLTFEQVISVSSYNFILEALFYAASH
- a CDS encoding IS630 family transposase, whose amino-acid sequence is MHASEKYTERVQKLRAEYWTTIGEVNLADLVFIDEAGVNIAMTRRFARSPQGTRAYGDRPDGRGKNVTMIGAMSTEGIIAAMTFTGGTNRSAFETYVTQVLVPNLWPGATVVMDNFSSHKVTGIKEAIEAVGARLVYLSPYSPDFSPIENCWSKVKEFLRSQAARTYEELDQAITNALDTVTKKDIIGWFTHCCYYIAPN